In the genome of Bremerella sp. JC817, one region contains:
- a CDS encoding DUF1559 domain-containing protein — protein MGTKRSTMIFNAPKTCFPGCSRSGYSWVEVLAVIVILLLLFALLMPGLGHPREASYRMTCAFHLKQLGLALHNYHDMYRTFPPAIMGHSIDRTLEEGNFERMSGLVLLLPYLEQSNLYEQNMEMQQQEDRTQLPWHNLKVEQLLCPTASRFVHGGNPTNYAFCIGDSVQILPEPSQATGAFGGSLARKFTEFTDGTSYTILMGEIAIPRGLALQGQIAIDQPRAMLNDPRLCWQTRDSKTPYYLPKVALHPQGRGWLWEDGIAGMPMFNTLLPPNAPSCAVGGSDGVDGIYSAGSYHVGGSQVLFADGSSRFIAENINAKQKSDGASRNRNPYGVWGALGTVAGEEELDARNY, from the coding sequence ATGGGCACGAAGAGATCGACGATGATTTTTAATGCACCAAAAACATGCTTCCCTGGCTGTTCCCGATCGGGCTACTCGTGGGTCGAAGTCTTGGCGGTGATCGTTATTTTGCTGCTGCTCTTTGCCCTGCTTATGCCAGGGTTAGGTCATCCTCGAGAAGCCAGCTATAGAATGACATGCGCTTTTCACCTGAAGCAGCTAGGGCTCGCGCTGCACAACTATCACGACATGTACAGAACATTTCCGCCGGCGATCATGGGGCACTCGATCGACCGCACGCTCGAAGAAGGGAACTTCGAACGGATGAGTGGGCTGGTTCTCTTGTTGCCTTACCTGGAGCAATCGAATCTTTATGAGCAGAACATGGAAATGCAACAGCAGGAGGATCGAACCCAGTTGCCTTGGCACAACTTAAAGGTCGAGCAACTGCTTTGCCCCACCGCAAGTCGATTTGTGCATGGAGGTAATCCCACGAACTATGCGTTTTGTATCGGTGACTCGGTTCAGATTCTGCCAGAGCCTTCCCAGGCAACAGGAGCCTTTGGTGGCAGTCTCGCTCGAAAGTTTACAGAGTTTACAGATGGCACGTCCTATACGATCTTGATGGGAGAAATCGCCATTCCTCGCGGACTGGCCCTCCAAGGGCAGATCGCGATCGATCAACCCAGGGCCATGTTGAACGATCCAAGACTCTGTTGGCAAACACGCGATTCCAAGACACCGTACTATTTACCGAAGGTCGCGTTGCATCCCCAGGGACGGGGCTGGCTGTGGGAAGACGGCATTGCTGGCATGCCGATGTTCAACACCCTCTTGCCCCCTAATGCACCTAGCTGCGCCGTCGGCGGTAGCGACGGAGTCGACGGGATCTATTCGGCCGGCAGTTACCATGTCGGAGGATCGCAGGTTTTATTCGCGGATGGTTCGTCCCGTTTCATTGCAGAGAACATCAATGCCAAACAGAAGTCGGACGGCGCGAGTCGAAATCGCAATCCATATGGTGTCTGGGGAGCCCTGGGCACCGTTGCCGGAGAAGAGGAATTAGATGCTAGAAACTACTAA
- a CDS encoding DUF1559 domain-containing protein, giving the protein MLETTNRDQRRSHAPSGFTWVELLVVVAIIAVLIALMLPAVRQSREGARRMQCQNNLKELGLALHNYHMTHGHLPDCCFGTEDNQRRISGMVALLPFVEQEAIYQQIAQPMEIGGSEYPAWGPEPWNEDYPPWQTQLDLLQCPSEIGLRRSDDEDRLVVNYMFSVGDTTDIYGQGQPPRGAFAPGRTTRFTDFRDGTAATVMLAEAQVGKITVDHPVEFLASPILCDQLPQDRPWSDHPQTRGYRWADGAAGPAMVNTILAPNKVSCAVEGNAAVDGLYTVGSVHGGISYLLMADGSSNAVNDDIDTGNLSQGPIVTDMPGVSPYGVWGAMGSIAGESPVTE; this is encoded by the coding sequence ATGCTAGAAACTACTAATCGAGATCAACGGCGAAGTCACGCTCCCTCCGGTTTCACTTGGGTAGAGTTGCTGGTGGTCGTGGCGATCATTGCTGTCTTGATTGCTCTGATGCTGCCTGCGGTCCGCCAGTCGCGGGAAGGGGCGCGCCGGATGCAGTGCCAAAACAATCTGAAGGAACTTGGACTCGCCCTGCACAACTATCACATGACGCATGGGCATCTGCCCGATTGCTGCTTCGGAACTGAAGACAACCAGCGGCGAATCAGCGGAATGGTGGCGCTGCTGCCGTTTGTCGAGCAAGAGGCCATCTATCAGCAAATTGCCCAGCCGATGGAGATCGGCGGTTCCGAGTATCCAGCTTGGGGACCAGAGCCTTGGAACGAAGACTACCCGCCCTGGCAAACGCAACTCGACCTGCTGCAGTGTCCTTCCGAGATTGGCTTGAGACGATCCGATGATGAGGACCGCCTGGTAGTCAACTACATGTTTTCCGTTGGCGATACGACCGATATCTATGGCCAAGGTCAGCCACCACGCGGGGCGTTCGCTCCCGGAAGAACGACCCGGTTCACAGACTTCCGCGATGGAACCGCCGCGACGGTGATGTTGGCGGAGGCACAGGTCGGCAAGATCACCGTCGATCATCCGGTCGAGTTTCTCGCCAGTCCGATCCTCTGCGATCAGTTGCCGCAAGATCGGCCCTGGTCGGATCATCCTCAGACGCGTGGCTATCGCTGGGCTGATGGTGCGGCGGGACCAGCGATGGTCAATACGATCCTGGCACCCAACAAAGTAAGCTGTGCCGTCGAAGGGAACGCGGCCGTCGATGGGCTCTATACCGTCGGCAGTGTTCATGGAGGGATAAGCTACCTCTTGATGGCCGATGGATCGAGCAATGCAGTGAACGACGACATCGATACCGGCAACCTCTCGCAGGGGCCGATTGTGACGGATATGCCAGGCGTAAGCCCTTATGGAGTGTGGGGAGCGATGGGAAGCATCGCTGGCGAGTCGCCGGTGACGGAATAA
- a CDS encoding DUF4259 domain-containing protein — protein MGAWGHEIFDNDAACDWQDRLLRSDDLALIEESLSVVANVPEGETIDASDGSQMLAACEALAHLRGRPGLHEASMDALANWVQSHSHLATDTLVPVAQVALERVVSDDSELKQLWAEGDQLSLWLATVEDVSRRIA, from the coding sequence ATGGGCGCTTGGGGACACGAAATCTTTGATAATGACGCGGCCTGTGATTGGCAGGATCGGTTGCTGCGCAGCGACGATCTGGCGTTGATCGAAGAGTCGCTGTCGGTTGTTGCCAATGTCCCGGAGGGGGAGACCATCGATGCCAGCGACGGATCGCAGATGCTGGCCGCATGCGAAGCACTCGCACATTTACGAGGTCGCCCAGGTCTGCACGAAGCTTCGATGGATGCGTTGGCCAATTGGGTTCAATCGCATTCCCACCTGGCAACCGACACGCTGGTTCCGGTTGCTCAAGTCGCACTCGAGAGAGTGGTATCGGACGACTCTGAACTGAAGCAGCTTTGGGCTGAGGGCGATCAGCTTTCGCTTTGGTTGGCTACGGTCGAAGATGTCTCGCGCCGCATTGCTTAG
- a CDS encoding serine hydrolase domain-containing protein, whose translation MKICKPLTIVALVLLFAMTFSEISSAEGIGDREKMASTVEKLMQDNAIPGAVVLLRKGNDQWLQAFGVADLKTGQPVTTDMAFRIGSNTKTMTGTVVLQLIQEGKLKLTDTVSKFFDNVPQGDQITIADLLAMRSGIPTYSDLKSVNRQLDQQPQKGFTTAELIQLGIEQKPLFKPGAEFNYSNTNYIMLGVIIERLTGMSLEEAFQQRIFTPLAMKHTSMPTATDWKMPSPYAHGYLFGTNESTLDDLALPKDQQKLAVEGKLLPTDVTNGNPSWAWAAGGAVSTAEDLATYVEAMVAGGLLDEAWHNIRLDSFKPNNPMQPEATAYGLGIAKFGPLLGHDGSLPGYQSFMGFDPQTGMTLIVLTNLQNTPSGEGAANLLTKELCKQIYGAPID comes from the coding sequence GTGAAAATTTGCAAACCCCTTACTATTGTGGCCCTGGTATTGCTGTTCGCCATGACCTTCTCGGAAATTAGTTCCGCCGAGGGGATTGGCGATCGCGAGAAGATGGCGTCGACCGTCGAAAAGCTGATGCAAGATAACGCGATCCCTGGAGCGGTCGTGCTGCTTCGCAAAGGGAATGACCAATGGCTTCAGGCATTTGGCGTCGCCGATCTGAAGACCGGTCAGCCAGTGACGACCGACATGGCGTTTCGCATCGGATCGAACACCAAAACGATGACTGGCACGGTGGTGCTGCAACTGATTCAAGAAGGCAAGTTGAAGCTGACCGACACGGTCTCGAAATTCTTCGACAATGTCCCGCAAGGCGATCAGATTACCATCGCTGATTTGCTCGCGATGCGAAGTGGAATCCCGACCTACAGCGACCTGAAGTCGGTGAATCGCCAGCTTGATCAACAGCCGCAAAAAGGCTTCACGACGGCAGAGCTGATTCAGCTTGGCATCGAGCAGAAGCCCCTCTTCAAGCCAGGGGCCGAGTTCAACTACTCGAACACCAACTACATCATGCTCGGGGTGATCATCGAACGCCTGACCGGTATGTCGCTGGAAGAAGCTTTCCAGCAGCGAATCTTCACGCCGCTTGCCATGAAGCATACTTCGATGCCAACGGCAACCGATTGGAAGATGCCGTCGCCGTATGCTCACGGCTATCTTTTCGGGACCAACGAGTCGACGCTGGACGATCTCGCCTTGCCGAAAGATCAGCAGAAGCTGGCAGTCGAAGGCAAGCTGCTGCCGACTGATGTGACCAACGGAAACCCATCGTGGGCCTGGGCGGCTGGTGGCGCTGTTTCGACGGCGGAAGACCTGGCCACCTATGTCGAAGCGATGGTTGCTGGCGGCCTGCTGGACGAAGCCTGGCACAACATTCGCCTCGACAGCTTCAAGCCGAACAATCCGATGCAGCCAGAAGCAACGGCCTATGGCCTGGGGATCGCCAAGTTCGGTCCGCTGCTGGGGCACGATGGTTCGCTGCCAGGGTATCAGTCGTTCATGGGATTCGATCCTCAGACCGGAATGACCTTGATCGTGCTGACCAATCTGCAGAACACGCCCAGTGGCGAAGGTGCCGCCAACCTGCTGACCAAAGAGCTGTGCAAGCAGATCTATGGGGCACCAATCGACTAG
- a CDS encoding DUF1559 domain-containing protein — protein sequence MRNDSHGFTIKELFAVMFIIMALSFCLLPFGRTGGRAAARRMACQMHLKQLGLAMHIYHDAHGVLPQAVGGTGAGGNENRLNGLVALLPYLEETRLFDQIMQGEPPGGPAPWDLNYPPWQAEVQLFRCPTAADTVVDRDYRWTSYAFCIGDVASDIHYLPQARGAFAPGLSTRLDEIGDGLSQTIFMSEIRPPDGRRTIGQIAVNLPRNVLDDVGICQQLVDASNRYYRNDVSLHTYGRGYNWADGAAGPGLVNTILPPNSPSCAVGGIEAVDGIYSAGSHHPGGCQVLLGDASVQMIWERIDCGDLGAAPLEMDKAAPEVEQRASPFGVWGSLGTANGHEEIDDDF from the coding sequence ATGAGAAACGATTCGCACGGATTCACGATCAAAGAGTTGTTCGCCGTGATGTTTATCATCATGGCCCTCTCCTTCTGCTTGCTTCCCTTCGGTAGAACCGGAGGTCGGGCGGCCGCAAGACGCATGGCGTGTCAAATGCATCTCAAGCAATTGGGTCTGGCGATGCACATCTATCACGATGCCCACGGTGTGCTGCCACAGGCGGTCGGAGGGACGGGAGCCGGCGGCAACGAGAATCGCCTGAACGGTCTCGTTGCCTTGCTACCCTATCTGGAAGAGACCAGGCTCTTCGATCAAATCATGCAAGGCGAGCCTCCCGGAGGTCCCGCACCGTGGGACTTGAATTATCCACCTTGGCAGGCCGAGGTGCAGTTATTTCGTTGTCCGACAGCAGCCGATACCGTAGTCGATCGTGACTATCGCTGGACAAGTTACGCGTTTTGCATTGGCGATGTCGCCAGCGATATCCACTACCTGCCACAAGCCCGGGGTGCCTTTGCGCCAGGTCTTAGCACGCGTCTTGATGAGATCGGCGATGGTCTCTCGCAAACGATTTTCATGTCGGAGATCAGGCCGCCCGACGGTCGTCGCACAATCGGTCAGATCGCGGTGAATCTCCCTCGCAATGTCTTGGACGACGTCGGCATCTGTCAGCAACTGGTCGATGCGAGCAATCGCTATTATCGCAACGACGTCTCGCTACATACCTATGGCCGCGGATACAACTGGGCCGATGGTGCGGCGGGACCTGGGCTGGTGAATACGATCTTGCCTCCGAACAGTCCCAGTTGCGCCGTCGGTGGAATAGAAGCAGTCGACGGCATTTACTCGGCGGGAAGTCATCACCCTGGAGGATGTCAGGTGCTGCTGGGGGATGCTTCAGTCCAAATGATTTGGGAACGGATCGATTGCGGAGACCTTGGGGCAGCACCGCTCGAGATGGACAAGGCTGCCCCAGAGGTTGAGCAACGGGCGAGTCCCTTTGGCGTGTGGGGCTCCCTTGGTACGGCGAATGGGCACGAAGAGATCGACGATGATTTTTAA
- a CDS encoding M20/M25/M40 family metallo-hydrolase, translated as MTFDQLTIRPKLEQHVDRLAGQIGPRILAKPETIAATLEYIQTQWQEMGHDVREEPYESVDGPAMNLVVEIPGSEPSKEVVVLGAHYDTVATTPGADDNASAVAVLLEVSRQLKEHTPRKTLRFVAFACEEAPYMSLDSMGSQYHAREAKKRNEKIVMLCLEMVGYFRDEPNSQQVPVTIPKFLHGLFPKRGNFLAAVGNLNSMQLSWAFRRGFKRGTQQRLFSICLPEKIKEIRRSDNSSFWDQGYPALMLTDTSFLRNPNYHQPTDTPDTLDFEAMTHVAQGVASAMKYLGR; from the coding sequence ATGACTTTCGATCAACTTACGATCCGCCCCAAACTGGAACAGCACGTCGACCGCCTGGCAGGCCAGATCGGTCCGAGAATTCTCGCCAAGCCAGAAACCATCGCGGCGACGCTCGAATACATCCAGACGCAGTGGCAAGAGATGGGGCACGACGTTCGCGAAGAACCTTACGAATCGGTCGATGGCCCGGCGATGAACCTGGTGGTCGAAATCCCTGGAAGCGAGCCCTCGAAAGAGGTCGTAGTCTTGGGAGCACACTACGACACGGTCGCGACCACCCCCGGTGCGGACGACAACGCCTCGGCGGTTGCGGTATTGTTGGAAGTGAGTCGTCAGCTGAAAGAACATACGCCGCGCAAGACGTTGCGTTTTGTGGCGTTTGCCTGTGAAGAAGCTCCTTACATGAGCCTCGACTCGATGGGCAGCCAGTACCATGCAAGGGAAGCGAAGAAACGCAACGAGAAGATCGTGATGCTATGCCTGGAGATGGTGGGTTACTTCCGCGACGAACCGAACTCGCAGCAGGTGCCAGTCACGATTCCGAAGTTTCTGCATGGGCTGTTCCCGAAGCGAGGCAACTTCCTGGCGGCGGTTGGCAACCTGAATTCGATGCAACTCTCGTGGGCGTTTCGGCGCGGCTTCAAACGTGGCACCCAGCAGCGACTGTTTTCGATTTGCCTGCCAGAGAAGATCAAAGAGATTCGCCGCAGCGACAACAGTTCGTTCTGGGACCAAGGCTACCCGGCGCTAATGCTGACTGACACCAGCTTCCTGCGCAATCCGAACTATCACCAGCCTACCGATACGCCTGACACGCTCGACTTCGAGGCGATGACGCACGTCGCCCAGGGAGTGGCGAGTGCCATGAAGTATCTGGGGCGTTAG
- a CDS encoding sulfatase-like hydrolase/transferase, translated as MKCVSPIVALAIALLAGVTQAADRPNIVMLLADDLGYQDVGCYGGPVKTPAIDALAAGGTRFHDFYAGCAVCSPTRATLLTGRHHIRAGVYSWIEDGPQRSHLLLRENTLAELLKNEGYATAHIGKWHLGMPTPKLDKPTPDQHGFDYWFATVKNAIPSHRNPNNFIRNGKPLGELEGYSCQIVVDEAIDWLENSRDAKKPFFLNVWFHEPHAPIAAPDEIVSDYGELKDNGAIYSGTIDNTDRAIARLVKKLHEIDKPENTLIIYASDNGSYRDDRTGGLRGKKGVNWEGGIRVPGIFYWPGKIEAGKEISGNIPAGIVDIFPTICGLLAITPPEGRHLDGSDLAPLLVRGHGEFTRHQPLFWHLQRSRPIVAMRDGNYSLVAERNYEMSSDNMFQEAWIPRIKAGTYKNFQLYDLSVDPQQKHNLAAEKPQLVSQLKSKMLEINDSVMADGPDWSQPVSDR; from the coding sequence ATGAAATGCGTCTCACCCATCGTTGCGCTGGCGATCGCCCTGCTGGCCGGCGTGACCCAGGCAGCCGACCGCCCCAATATCGTGATGCTGCTGGCGGATGATCTGGGATACCAGGACGTGGGATGCTACGGCGGCCCGGTCAAAACGCCTGCGATCGATGCCCTGGCAGCTGGTGGAACGCGGTTCCATGACTTTTATGCCGGATGTGCGGTTTGTTCGCCGACGCGGGCCACGTTGCTCACCGGACGCCATCACATTCGTGCCGGCGTTTACAGTTGGATCGAAGATGGTCCGCAGCGTTCGCATTTGCTGCTCCGCGAAAACACCTTGGCCGAGCTTCTCAAGAACGAAGGGTACGCGACCGCGCACATCGGCAAGTGGCACCTGGGGATGCCAACCCCGAAGCTCGATAAGCCGACGCCCGATCAGCATGGATTCGACTATTGGTTTGCGACGGTGAAGAACGCCATTCCAAGTCATCGCAACCCGAACAACTTCATCCGCAATGGCAAGCCGCTGGGCGAACTCGAAGGATACTCGTGCCAGATCGTCGTCGACGAGGCGATCGATTGGCTGGAAAACAGTCGCGATGCGAAGAAGCCTTTCTTCTTGAATGTCTGGTTCCATGAACCGCATGCGCCGATTGCCGCGCCGGACGAAATCGTTTCGGACTACGGCGAATTAAAAGACAACGGAGCGATCTACTCCGGCACGATCGACAACACCGACCGCGCGATCGCTCGCCTGGTGAAGAAACTGCACGAGATCGACAAGCCAGAGAACACGTTGATCATCTACGCCTCGGACAACGGCAGCTATCGAGACGATCGAACCGGTGGCCTGCGCGGCAAGAAGGGTGTGAACTGGGAAGGTGGCATCCGCGTCCCAGGGATCTTCTATTGGCCGGGCAAGATCGAGGCAGGAAAAGAAATCTCAGGAAATATTCCGGCAGGAATCGTTGATATTTTTCCAACGATTTGCGGCTTGCTTGCGATTACCCCGCCAGAGGGTCGCCACTTGGATGGCAGCGACCTGGCCCCATTACTGGTGCGTGGCCACGGCGAGTTCACTCGGCATCAACCTTTGTTCTGGCATCTGCAACGGTCGCGTCCGATCGTGGCGATGCGCGACGGCAACTACAGCCTGGTCGCCGAACGGAACTACGAAATGAGTAGCGACAACATGTTCCAGGAAGCCTGGATTCCTCGCATAAAAGCAGGGACTTACAAGAACTTCCAGCTCTACGATCTTTCTGTTGATCCGCAACAGAAGCACAATCTGGCGGCGGAAAAGCCTCAACTGGTTTCGCAATTGAAATCAAAGATGTTGGAGATTAACGACAGTGTGATGGCCGATGGTCCCGACTGGAGTCAGCCGGTCAGTGATCGATAA
- a CDS encoding DUF2306 domain-containing protein — MKSHTHQSRFAKLKTVAMIAVAVLMAKVLVSMVTEYRNYFPPNFEAVFLLGREATFQGAYPPAFYTHIIASPIALLIATYLMLSGKWRTHATLHRRLGKVQLGLVLGLVVPSGIVMSIWSFSGPLAGWGFATQAVATGITIVVAARYAMRRDFLSHQRWATYCFILLIAPLLFRIVAGLTIVTDTETIVGYQINAWLSWIVPLALFEIRRYRKASRLVSEPTAAEGSP, encoded by the coding sequence GTGAAGTCGCACACACATCAAAGCCGATTTGCCAAACTGAAAACCGTCGCGATGATCGCCGTGGCGGTTTTGATGGCGAAGGTGTTGGTTTCGATGGTCACCGAGTATCGAAACTATTTCCCGCCGAACTTCGAGGCGGTGTTTCTGCTAGGGCGAGAAGCAACCTTTCAGGGAGCCTATCCGCCGGCCTTCTATACCCACATCATCGCCTCGCCGATCGCCCTGTTGATCGCCACCTATCTGATGCTGAGCGGCAAGTGGCGAACGCACGCGACGCTCCATCGCAGGCTGGGCAAAGTGCAATTGGGATTGGTCTTGGGGCTGGTCGTTCCCAGTGGCATCGTCATGTCGATCTGGTCCTTCTCCGGACCACTTGCCGGTTGGGGGTTCGCGACCCAAGCGGTTGCCACTGGCATCACCATCGTCGTCGCTGCCCGCTACGCGATGCGAAGAGACTTTCTATCGCATCAGCGCTGGGCGACGTACTGCTTTATTTTGTTGATCGCTCCGTTGCTCTTCCGAATTGTGGCAGGGCTGACGATTGTGACCGACACCGAAACGATTGTCGGCTATCAAATCAATGCCTGGCTGAGCTGGATTGTTCCGTTAGCGCTCTTTGAAATACGAAGGTATCGCAAGGCCTCACGTCTGGTATCGGAACCGACAGCCGCCGAGGGATCGCCATGA
- a CDS encoding SulP family inorganic anion transporter, which translates to MKPIDTLRNQWFANVPKDLLAGLVVALALIPEAIAFSIIAGVDPKVGLYASFCIATISAIVGGRPGMISAATGAMALVMVTLVKEHGLQYLLAASILTGILQIAAGYFQLGVLMRFVSKSVITGFVNALAILIFMAQLPELINVPWVVYPMVAGGLAIIYLFPYLTKAIPSPLIAISVLTAISVAFGFQIRTVGDMGHLPDSLPVFMLPEIPWTFETLQIIFPVSVTLAVVGLLESLMTASIVDEMTDTQSNKNQECVGQGCSNIVAGFLGGMAGCAMIGQSVINVKSGGRGRLSTLCAGVFLLILIVFLGKYVSMIPMAALVSVMIMVSIGTFKWESLKNLVLHPKSSSAVMVSTVLVVVLTHDLAQGVLVGVLLSGFFFAHKVGQILVVEGVPHEEADGKTYSVTGQVFFASADRFIQSFDYQEKLKKVNIDVTDAHFWDITAIGALDRVIVKYRQQEVEVELIGLNEASAHMVNRFAIHDKPDADKQMIGH; encoded by the coding sequence ATGAAACCAATCGATACCCTGCGCAACCAATGGTTCGCCAACGTACCGAAAGACCTGCTGGCCGGCCTGGTCGTGGCCCTGGCTCTGATTCCCGAAGCGATTGCCTTTTCGATCATCGCCGGTGTTGATCCGAAGGTCGGGCTATATGCTTCGTTTTGTATCGCGACGATCTCAGCCATTGTCGGCGGTCGACCTGGCATGATCTCGGCGGCAACCGGGGCGATGGCCCTGGTGATGGTCACGCTGGTGAAAGAGCATGGCCTGCAGTACCTGCTGGCCGCTTCGATCCTGACCGGCATCCTGCAGATCGCTGCCGGCTATTTCCAGTTGGGCGTGCTGATGCGATTCGTCTCGAAGTCGGTGATCACCGGCTTCGTGAATGCGTTGGCCATCTTGATCTTCATGGCGCAGTTGCCGGAACTGATCAACGTGCCGTGGGTGGTCTATCCGATGGTGGCAGGTGGTCTCGCGATTATCTACCTGTTTCCTTACCTGACCAAAGCGATTCCCTCTCCTCTGATCGCGATCAGCGTGCTGACGGCCATTTCGGTCGCGTTCGGTTTTCAGATCCGAACGGTCGGCGACATGGGACACCTGCCGGACAGCTTGCCGGTCTTTATGCTCCCGGAGATTCCTTGGACATTTGAAACGCTGCAAATCATCTTCCCGGTTTCGGTCACTCTGGCCGTGGTCGGTTTGCTGGAATCGCTGATGACCGCTTCGATCGTCGACGAGATGACCGACACGCAAAGCAATAAGAACCAAGAGTGTGTCGGCCAAGGCTGCTCGAACATCGTTGCTGGTTTCCTCGGTGGTATGGCGGGCTGTGCCATGATCGGCCAGTCGGTCATCAACGTGAAGTCGGGCGGTCGCGGACGATTGTCGACACTCTGTGCTGGCGTCTTCCTGCTGATCTTGATCGTGTTCCTCGGCAAGTACGTTTCGATGATCCCAATGGCCGCCCTCGTTTCGGTGATGATCATGGTCTCGATCGGCACCTTCAAATGGGAGTCGCTCAAAAACCTGGTGCTGCATCCGAAGAGCTCTAGCGCGGTGATGGTCAGCACGGTGCTGGTGGTGGTCCTGACGCACGATCTGGCCCAAGGGGTGCTGGTCGGTGTGCTGCTTTCCGGCTTCTTCTTTGCCCACAAGGTCGGCCAGATTCTGGTGGTCGAAGGTGTGCCGCATGAAGAAGCGGATGGCAAGACCTACAGCGTGACTGGCCAGGTATTCTTTGCTTCGGCGGATCGATTCATCCAGTCGTTCGACTATCAAGAGAAGCTGAAGAAAGTGAACATCGATGTGACCGATGCTCACTTTTGGGATATCACCGCGATTGGTGCGCTCGACCGCGTGATCGTGAAGTATCGCCAGCAGGAAGTCGAAGTCGAGTTGATCGGGCTGAACGAAGCTTCCGCCCACATGGTCAATCGCTTCGCCATCCACGACAAGCCCGATGCCGACAAGCAGATGATCGGGCACTAG